One Mangifera indica cultivar Alphonso chromosome 4, CATAS_Mindica_2.1, whole genome shotgun sequence genomic region harbors:
- the LOC123213314 gene encoding probable amidase At4g34880 isoform X2: protein MATNAPYLSFSLVFLALLSSGLLIIVSDAFSVEEATIKDLQLAFKQNQLTSRTLVEFYLGEIHKLNQKLRGVIEVNPDALRLAEKADQERKSGDARSKLGLHGIPILLKDNIATKDKMNTTAGSFALLGSIVPRDAFVVTQLIKSGAIILGKASMSEWAGIRDAPTGWCARSGQGKNPYLLSAEPCGSSSGSAISVASNMAAVSLATETDGSILCPSAANSVVGIKPTIGLTSRDGVVPLSPRQDTVGTVADAVYVLDAIVGFDHNDKATREASKYIPRGGYKQFLKPDGLRRKRLGIVRHTFSSTANASEVIEAFERHIQTLREQGAIVVENLEIANIDEILDQNKSGELYAILTEFKMALDTYLKGLKASPVRSLKDVIAFNKKFSKLENTKEYGQSFLEAAQATNGTDYKLKAALSNLTKLSRDGLEKLMKEEKLDAVITPDVYIAIVLAIGGFPGITVPAGYSNDGFPFGIYFGGLKGSEPSLIEIAYGFEQATKIRKPPSFKP, encoded by the exons ATGGCGACTAATGCACCATATCTGAGCTTTTCTCTGGTATTTCTAGCACTATTATCATCTGGGTTACTCATCATTGTTAGTGATGCATTTTCAGTAGAAGAAGCAACCATTAAGGATCTCCAACTAGCTTTCAAACAAAACCAACTCACATCAAGGACATTAGTTGAGTTCTACCTTGGAGAAATCCATAAGCTCAACCAGAAACTTAGAGGGGTCATAGAGGTGAACCCAGATGCATTACGGTTGGCTGAAAAGGCTGATCAAGAACGTAAGTCTGGAGATGCAAGGTCAAAGCTTGGTTTGCATGGCATTCCCATTTTGCTCAAGGACAACATAGCAACCAAAGATAAGATGAACACCACAGCTGGCTCATTTGCTCTGCTTGGCTCAATCGTGCCACGAGACGCATTTGTGGTCACCCAATTGATTAAATCTGGGGCTATTATTTTGGGAAAGGCGAGCATGAGTGAGTGGGCTGGTATTAGAGATGCTCCCACTGGCTGGTGCGCTAGAAGTGGTCAAGGAAAA AATCCTTATCTTCTGTCGGCAGAACCTTGTGGGTCAAGTAGTGGATCAGCGATATCAGTGGCATCGAATATGGCAGCAGTGTCACTAGCGACTGAGACTGATGGCTCGATCTTATGTCCATCTGCCGCCAACTCAGTTGTAGGAATCAAACCCACCATTGGTCTCACTAGCCGAGATGGAGTCGTCCCTCTCTCCCCAAGACAAGACACTGTTGG GACTGTAGCGGATGCTGTATATGTTCTTGATGCCATTGTAGGCTTTGATCATAATGACAAAGCGACCAGAGAAGCATCAAAGTACATCCCTCGCGGTGGCTACAAACAATTTCTTAAACCTGATGGACTGAGAAGGAAGAGACTGGGGATTGTGAGACATACATTTTCTAGCACTGCAAACGCGTCTGAAGTTATTGAAGCTTTTGAGCGCCACATTCAGACGCTAAG AGAACAAGGTGCAATTGTGGTGGAGAACCTGGAAATAGCCAACATTGATGAGATATTAGATCAAAATAAAAGTGGTGAATTGTATGCAATTTTAACTGAGTTCAAGATGGCCTTGGATACATACCTCAAGGGATTAAAAGCTTCGCCCGTTCGGTCTCTGAAAGATGTTATAGCATTCAACAAGAAATTCTCAAAATTG GAAAACACGAAGGAGTATGGGCAAAGTTTTCTTGAAGCAGCACAGGCCACAAATGGAACTGACTATAAATTGAAGGCAGCATTGTCAAACTTGACAAAGCTTTCCAGAGATGGTCTTGAGAAGTTGATGAAAGAGGAGAAGCTAGATGCAGTGATAACTCCTGATGTTTATATTGCTATTGTTCTGGCGATCGGTGGATTCCCAGGAATCACTGTCCCAGCTGGATATAGTAATGATGGCTTTCCTTTTGGGATTTACTTTGGGGGATTGAAGGGCTCAGAGCCATCGCTTATAGAGATCGCATATGGCTTTGAGCAGGCTACCAAGATTAGGAAGCCTCCTTCATTCAAGCCATGA
- the LOC123213314 gene encoding probable amidase At4g34880 isoform X1, whose product MATNAPYLSFSLVFLALLSSGLLIIVSDAFSVEEATIKDLQLAFKQNQLTSRTLVEFYLGEIHKLNQKLRGVIEVNPDALRLAEKADQERKSGDARSKLGLHGIPILLKDNIATKDKMNTTAGSFALLGSIVPRDAFVVTQLIKSGAIILGKASMSEWAGIRDAPTGWCARSGQGKNPYLLSAEPCGSSSGSAISVASNMAAVSLATETDGSILCPSAANSVVGIKPTIGLTSRDGVVPLSPRQDTVGPICRTVADAVYVLDAIVGFDHNDKATREASKYIPRGGYKQFLKPDGLRRKRLGIVRHTFSSTANASEVIEAFERHIQTLREQGAIVVENLEIANIDEILDQNKSGELYAILTEFKMALDTYLKGLKASPVRSLKDVIAFNKKFSKLENTKEYGQSFLEAAQATNGTDYKLKAALSNLTKLSRDGLEKLMKEEKLDAVITPDVYIAIVLAIGGFPGITVPAGYSNDGFPFGIYFGGLKGSEPSLIEIAYGFEQATKIRKPPSFKP is encoded by the exons ATGGCGACTAATGCACCATATCTGAGCTTTTCTCTGGTATTTCTAGCACTATTATCATCTGGGTTACTCATCATTGTTAGTGATGCATTTTCAGTAGAAGAAGCAACCATTAAGGATCTCCAACTAGCTTTCAAACAAAACCAACTCACATCAAGGACATTAGTTGAGTTCTACCTTGGAGAAATCCATAAGCTCAACCAGAAACTTAGAGGGGTCATAGAGGTGAACCCAGATGCATTACGGTTGGCTGAAAAGGCTGATCAAGAACGTAAGTCTGGAGATGCAAGGTCAAAGCTTGGTTTGCATGGCATTCCCATTTTGCTCAAGGACAACATAGCAACCAAAGATAAGATGAACACCACAGCTGGCTCATTTGCTCTGCTTGGCTCAATCGTGCCACGAGACGCATTTGTGGTCACCCAATTGATTAAATCTGGGGCTATTATTTTGGGAAAGGCGAGCATGAGTGAGTGGGCTGGTATTAGAGATGCTCCCACTGGCTGGTGCGCTAGAAGTGGTCAAGGAAAA AATCCTTATCTTCTGTCGGCAGAACCTTGTGGGTCAAGTAGTGGATCAGCGATATCAGTGGCATCGAATATGGCAGCAGTGTCACTAGCGACTGAGACTGATGGCTCGATCTTATGTCCATCTGCCGCCAACTCAGTTGTAGGAATCAAACCCACCATTGGTCTCACTAGCCGAGATGGAGTCGTCCCTCTCTCCCCAAGACAAGACACTGTTGG GCCTATTTGCAGGACTGTAGCGGATGCTGTATATGTTCTTGATGCCATTGTAGGCTTTGATCATAATGACAAAGCGACCAGAGAAGCATCAAAGTACATCCCTCGCGGTGGCTACAAACAATTTCTTAAACCTGATGGACTGAGAAGGAAGAGACTGGGGATTGTGAGACATACATTTTCTAGCACTGCAAACGCGTCTGAAGTTATTGAAGCTTTTGAGCGCCACATTCAGACGCTAAG AGAACAAGGTGCAATTGTGGTGGAGAACCTGGAAATAGCCAACATTGATGAGATATTAGATCAAAATAAAAGTGGTGAATTGTATGCAATTTTAACTGAGTTCAAGATGGCCTTGGATACATACCTCAAGGGATTAAAAGCTTCGCCCGTTCGGTCTCTGAAAGATGTTATAGCATTCAACAAGAAATTCTCAAAATTG GAAAACACGAAGGAGTATGGGCAAAGTTTTCTTGAAGCAGCACAGGCCACAAATGGAACTGACTATAAATTGAAGGCAGCATTGTCAAACTTGACAAAGCTTTCCAGAGATGGTCTTGAGAAGTTGATGAAAGAGGAGAAGCTAGATGCAGTGATAACTCCTGATGTTTATATTGCTATTGTTCTGGCGATCGGTGGATTCCCAGGAATCACTGTCCCAGCTGGATATAGTAATGATGGCTTTCCTTTTGGGATTTACTTTGGGGGATTGAAGGGCTCAGAGCCATCGCTTATAGAGATCGCATATGGCTTTGAGCAGGCTACCAAGATTAGGAAGCCTCCTTCATTCAAGCCATGA